A region of the Pueribacillus theae genome:
TCTCTAAATTCGGCAATGGCCGCATCAGTTCCTTTATATTGAATCTTTTTTTCAATTAATTCCGACCGTAACAGCATGTTCGCAAGCATCTGCGCAGGGCCGTCGTGAATTTCTCGTGACAGGCGCCTTCTCTCTTCTTCCTGGGCTTCGATAATTCGCAGCCCGAGTGTTTGCCTTCGATTGGCATCTTCAATCAGTTCGCCCATTCTTTTTAAATCACCGCTTAAATAGTTCAAAACGACAGAAATATGCCTTGTCAAATTTTCTGCTTTTGAAATGGTTTCTTTCACTTGAAGAAGGCGGCGCTCAAGCTCATCACGCCTCTCACGCAGCTGAATCTCTCTTTCCCTTAAAACGTTCAACTTAATTTGCAAATCATTCGCAGTTTCATAGACTTGCTTAACATCCTCTTCCGTGTATTTATTGAAATTATGGCTAACTTTGGCGAGGCGGTTTCTCGCAAGCCTTGTTTTTTCTTCAAGCAGATCTCGTTCATCAATGACTTTTGCCACATCTATCTTGATATTCTCAAGTTTTTTTAATAAACGTTCAAACTCTTTACGAGAAAGTTCTCCGATCTCAAATACTTCATTTTTGCTTTCTGAAACTTTGTAGATCGTTTCATCCAAAATTTGGTCAAGTAGCTTACTCGATATTTTTTTTGAATTCATTTCGATTCCTCCACCCCCACTTTACAAATATTGACCAAAAAGGACTAGAATCTTCCTTCCTATTTAACTTTACAATCCGATTGTTTTTCGATTACAAATTGCCTATGAATAGGAATTTCGTCACTGCCGCGTTATAATAGCAGTAGATTTTTTAACGATTGCTTGGGGGATTGTTGATGCTATCTTCTTATTATACCGTAAAACAACCGGGGACACACGAGATCTACATACAAAAGTCAAGATTTATTGCATATATTGGCCGAGCCGAATCGGAAGAAGAGGCACAGGCTTTCATTCAATCCATCAAGAAAAAACATTATGACGCAACACATAATTGTTCCGCTTATCTGATCGGTGAAAACAATGAAATCCAAAAGGCAAACGATGACGGGGAACCGAACGGTACCGCAGGAATACCCATATTAGAGGTTCTAAAGAAACGCGGCTTAAAAGATACCGTTGTTGTCGTCACCCGCTATTTCGGTGGAATTAAACTAGGAACTGGAGGCCTTATTCGCGCATACGGATCCGCCGCTTCAGAAGTGATTCGTACTGTCGGCGTCGTAAAAAGAGTGCTTATGCAAATCATGCATACGGCTTTTGACTACTCGTACCTTGGAAAAATTGAAAATGAACTGCACAACTCACCATACGAAAAAAAAGAAATCCGCTATTTCGAACATGTGGAGATGGACATCTATGTGGAAAGTGGAAATCAAGAAACATTTGCTGAATGGATCACAAACTTAACAAATGGAGAAGCAGAAATTGGCTCTGGGGATGTCGAGTATTTGGAAAAGGAAATAAATAAATTATAACTCGAAAGGCAAACTAAGAGGAAGCCGTTAAAAATTCGACAATTTTTATAGGAAACATTCGATAATTCTTTTCATTTTTAAATAATCTGTTATGATAAGTGTGATATGCTGCTTGAAAAGGGGTGATCGATTGCTCGATACATACCATTATTTTATCGCTTTTTTCATTTCACTTCTTGTTACAATTATTGCAACACCTTTCGTTAAAAAAATTGCACTTCGATATAATATTGTAGATAAACCAGAAAATCGAAAGATCCATATGAATTCAAAGCCTCGGCTCGGCGGACTTGCGATTGTCATAGGCGTTGCAGCAGGTTATCTTTATTTGACACCGGCACCCTATTCACCCTACATGCCAAAAATTATTATTGGGGCAATCATTATCACCATCGTCGGGATCTTGGATGATAAATTCACGTTGTCACCGAAAGCAAAATTACTTGGCCAAATTATCGCCGCTTGCATTGTCGTCTCTTCAGGGCTCCTCGTTGACTTTGTTACAATTCCGTTTTACGGAAAAGTCGAATTCGGCGTCTTTAGCTATGCCATTACTATTTTATGGATTGTCGGCATTACAAATGCCATGAATTTAATCGATGGATTGGATGGCCTTTCAGCCGGGGTTTCTACGATTGCATTAACGTTCTTTTCCATTATGGCGGTGATTGACAGCCAATTCGTCGCACTCGGATTATCGATCATTTTTCTCGGGGCAACCATCGGTTTTTTATTTTTCAATTTTCATCCGGCGGAAATATTCATGGGAGACACAGGGGCGTTATTTCTTGGATATTCCATTTCGATTATTTCCATACTCGGCCTTTTCAAAAGCGTTACGCTATTTAGCTTAATCATCCCTGTGATCATATTGGCTGTTCCGATTTTCGATACATTCTTTGCCATTATCCGCAGGCTTTTAAACAAACAAAAAATTTCAAGTCCTGACAGGCGGCATCTTCACCACCGGTTAATCGACATGGGCTTTAGCCACAAAACGACTGTTTTTATAATTTATGGCGTCAGCATTTTCTTTGGAATTTCAGCACTTGTCTTTTCAGCTTCAACACTTTGGGGTTCCCTGCTGATGATTAGCTTGCTGTTGCTGATACTCCAACTAACTGCTGAACTGATCGGGCTCATAGGCGAAAAGAGAAAACCAATCGTTACATTTTTAAAAAGATTATCTTCAACGAAGCCGGCAACAAAACCGGTTATTAAACGGGAATAGAAGTGGAACATCGAAACTAAAAGATGTTCTGCTTTTATTTTTAGCTAATCCGCCAGCAAATGTTCAATCGGTTTTGTTTCTCCTTAACTTGAATATTTCCAGTTCAGCCAGCACTTGCTTCATCACCTGTTCCAATTCAATCTCCTCCTTACTATTCTTTTCCTAAATTTCACGAATATTTTTTCGGTTTGTCAATAAAAACCAAACCGAAATTCCTGTAAAGAACAACGACTACAAATTAGGAAGCGCAAGAGCGATTCGGCCTTTCAACGATTTGAAATCAAACAACCTTTTTGAATGTCTCATTTTCATGATCAATGTTTAATTTTGCGCGTCAAATTCTTCCGGCTGTTCACACCGCTCTCCAAAGTAATAAAGAATTGCCTCAACAATCCGCTTTGACGCAAATCCGTCCCCATAAGGATTCGAAGCTTTTGCCATTTCGTTATATTTCTGATCATCAGTTAACAGTTCATTCGCCATGTTATAAATCATTGCTTCATCCGTCCCGGCAAGTTTCAACGTACCAGCAGCAATGCCTTCCGGCCGCTCGGTTGTGTCTCTTAATACGAGAACAGGAACACCTAATGATGGCGCTTCCTCCTGCACTCCACCAGAATCCGTTAAAATCAAATGTGCTTTCGCGGCAAAATTATGGAAATCAAATACACCGAGCGGCTCAATTAAATGAATTCTCGGATCGTCGCCAAGAATTTCATTTGCAAGTTCCCTTACAACCGGGTTCATATGAACAGGGTAAACGACTTGCACATCGCCATGTTCTTGGACTAGCTTTTTGATGGCCCGAAACATATTCTTCATCGGTTCGCCGAGATTCTCCCTTCGATGTGCCGTCACCAAAATCAGCCGATCATCGCCAAGTGTTTCAAGCGTTTCATGTACATAGTCTTCTCTTACCGTTGTTTTCAACGCATCAATCGCCGTATTCCCTGTAATGAAAATCGTTTCTGCCTTTTTCCCTTCATTTAGCAAATTTTCCTTTGCCTGCTTCGTTGGCGCAAAATGCAGATCCGCAATCACACCTGTTAACTGGCGGTTCATCTCCTCTGGAAAAGGCGAGTATTTCTTCCATGTACGAAGCCCCGCCTCCACATGGCCAACCTTTATCTGCATATAAAAAGCGGCTAAACTCGCAACAAACGTTGTCGATGTATCACCATGGACGAGTACAATATCCGGCTTCACTTCGCCCATCACATCATGCAGCCCCGCTAACGCCTTCGTCGTAATATCAACTAGCGATTGGCGCTTTTTCATAACATTCAAATCATAATCAGGTTCAAGCCTAAATATCTCCAGCACTTGATCAAGCATTTCCCTGTGCTGTGCTGTTACCGCAACGATTGATTCAATTTTTTTATTTTTTTCAAGTTGTAAAACAAGCGGTGCCATTTTTATCGCTTCCGGCCTCGTTCCGAAAACCGTCATTACTTTGATACGATTCGCCATTTCGTTCGCCCCTTCTTATCTGTCTCCTATTATCTTACTAATCTTCTTACCGGAAAACAATGAAGTGGCAGCGGCCGCCTTTTTCAGACAAATTCCTCTGCAAAGATTGTCTTTTTGCTTGAAAAGCTATGATTTATAAAGGAAATTGACGTTTTTTGTTTAATCAGGGGGAAGGCATTCATTGAAAATTATATTATTACCGCACTGATATGTATCATTTGCATAGTATCCATTATTGCAGGAAAAATCCATTGGGATTACAAAATTAAAAAAGGCCAAAAACTTTGGGTGGAGTATTTAGTGAAGTACTTTACGGGGAAAAGATGTAAAGCAATTATTTTTTCTATTCCATCTGGGAGCCCTTGATTGATCGGACACCTACTTTACGATTATCAGGGCTATCGTTTTTATCTAATTTTAATAGGTCTCTCTAGCCATACGGGTATTTGCATCAATTATCAATTTCAATCGATATCTCTATACCCAACTAAAGAAAAAAAAACAATCTATTTACATGATCATTGTTTCCAACTGAGCAGTAAATTCTTATACACCTTTTCATTTTCAGCACAAATTCTTTCATACTCCCTTTTCTGCTTTTCTTTTTCTTCGGCTGTAAGTTTATCTATAATCCCTAGATCAGCCTTTAATTCTTCAATTGAAATTGTATTCCCACTTTCTAATTCCTCACAACGTCAGTTAATATTTGTTTCTCTTCGTCCACTCTTTTAGCCACTGCTTCAGCAGAATATCCAAAGAATGTCATCTCGTATAAAGCGTGGGCAACTACACCCGCTGCACTGTAGAATTCAATTGATTTATTTAAAACATCGACGTTCATCCAATTTTCCCAAGGCTCCATCTCAAGTGCATAACGATTTTCATCACCTTTTTTCATTCCAAATACTTCGAAAATAAAAGTCCCTGGTTCAAAACTATTTTCAACTTTCGCTACTACCAAGGTAAACTCAGATTGATAAGCGGGAACTTCAAGTGATCGTAATTCATCCATTACTCGTTTATAAGCTTCGTAAGCCTCTGCCTTAAAGTTATATTCTCTAAAAAGTACTTCCCACACATCATCAAATTTTACATTTTTTAGCAATTCTTTAAAAATCACTTCGTCACATCACCTTTTATATTCAAATCCTTATCGAAATCAACGGCCAAAGTTGGAAAAATGAGATTAAAGGAAAGTCGGAAGAATACAATATAATTGCAAGATTTAAATATTAATCAAGAAAAAAGACAACCTTATCACAAGATCGTCTTCCGAATTATTGCAGCTCTTTCATCAATTTTTTGAGTTCCTCTTTTGATAATCCTGTCACTTCCTGAATAACATCATCATCGAATAAACTGATATTGAGAACGAAAGGATTTTCGATTTTCGAAAAGCCGGTGGTTTTTTTGCGGAAGTCGTATCTGTAGGACGTAAATATAAGTGGAAGGAAAGGAGTTAAACGGAAAAGAGGATATTTTCTTATATACTCATAATTCAACAAAATAACAAAGAATCCTTCTTTATTACCAAAATATTTATTTGGATTGTACACAAAATGAAACACGAGAACCGTCCCTATGTTTCCCCTATTTACTATCTACTTAATTGAAAAAAGCTCCTATTGTAGAAAGAGACCATACTTGTTCCCAATCTTCTACAAAGGAGCACAAAATGTGTAATAAAAGTATAGGTCATAAGAAACTAATGAGTCAATGTTTGTCAATGATGCTTCCTACAGAAACTTTAATTAAGGATACGTGAACCGTTGAGTGACAACATTTGATTCTCCTGCATTAGGTCCACCCTTAACAATTATTTTAAAATCATACAAAGTGGTATCCATGGACAGACCTGTCACAAAAAAAGTTAATTCACTAGAGTCCAACCTTGAAGTGTAGTTAGTTAGTTGCCACTCATCTTTTCCACTCACAGAATGATATAGTTTTATCTCATCTGCTGAAATAGGGCTCGTACAGTTGATTGCTATATCAGTACTATTATATGAAACTATTCTAAGATCTTTTATTGGTGTTGTTTCGCTATTCTCGTCTTATCCTTTTTTATCTTTCGGTTTTATAACGAGCCTTCACCATGCAGGCGATTTTTATCGCACACGGCGATCCATCAGCAGTAGTTCTTTTTTTCTTATTTCCCCTTTTTTATTATATTCCTTTTTTCGGATTTGTCACTATTTTTTTAAATAATAAAAAGATAAACTGTTGTAACGCTTTGGCTAGCATTTTTCTACTATTATGATCGGCCGTTAATAGAAGATTATCTACATTGATATATCTTTTTCATAATTTTACCAGCAATATTAAGCTTGCTTATGATTGAACGATACGTGAACTTTTAGTAAATGTCATTTTTAAAAATTTCTTTGTCATTTGGTGGGTTAAGTTAAACAGCGAGAAGATTTGAAGCAGTCTCACGTAGATTGCGGGAGGGACAAGACCTGTCCCCTTGTCCCTCCAAACACCACACCCCATTAGTTGTGTCTAA
Encoded here:
- a CDS encoding sensor histidine kinase encodes the protein MNSKKISSKLLDQILDETIYKVSESKNEVFEIGELSRKEFERLLKKLENIKIDVAKVIDERDLLEEKTRLARNRLAKVSHNFNKYTEEDVKQVYETANDLQIKLNVLREREIQLRERRDELERRLLQVKETISKAENLTRHISVVLNYLSGDLKRMGELIEDANRRQTLGLRIIEAQEEERRRLSREIHDGPAQMLANMLLRSELIEKKIQYKGTDAAIAEFRELRQLVRNSLQEVRRIIYDLRPMALDDFGLIPTLKKYINTVSENFGTEVTIQIIGQEKRLASNLEIALFRLAQEAVQNACKHAKASQIQVKVEFRDEQLTLLVKDNGIGFDYNVKKENAFGLIGMNERVDLLEGKFMLESTPEKGTTILIQIPIKKQEVRDEVYN
- a CDS encoding YigZ family protein, whose amino-acid sequence is MLSSYYTVKQPGTHEIYIQKSRFIAYIGRAESEEEAQAFIQSIKKKHYDATHNCSAYLIGENNEIQKANDDGEPNGTAGIPILEVLKKRGLKDTVVVVTRYFGGIKLGTGGLIRAYGSAASEVIRTVGVVKRVLMQIMHTAFDYSYLGKIENELHNSPYEKKEIRYFEHVEMDIYVESGNQETFAEWITNLTNGEAEIGSGDVEYLEKEINKL
- a CDS encoding glycosyltransferase family 4 protein → MLDTYHYFIAFFISLLVTIIATPFVKKIALRYNIVDKPENRKIHMNSKPRLGGLAIVIGVAAGYLYLTPAPYSPYMPKIIIGAIIITIVGILDDKFTLSPKAKLLGQIIAACIVVSSGLLVDFVTIPFYGKVEFGVFSYAITILWIVGITNAMNLIDGLDGLSAGVSTIALTFFSIMAVIDSQFVALGLSIIFLGATIGFLFFNFHPAEIFMGDTGALFLGYSISIISILGLFKSVTLFSLIIPVIILAVPIFDTFFAIIRRLLNKQKISSPDRRHLHHRLIDMGFSHKTTVFIIYGVSIFFGISALVFSASTLWGSLLMISLLLLILQLTAELIGLIGEKRKPIVTFLKRLSSTKPATKPVIKRE
- the wecB gene encoding non-hydrolyzing UDP-N-acetylglucosamine 2-epimerase, giving the protein MANRIKVMTVFGTRPEAIKMAPLVLQLEKNKKIESIVAVTAQHREMLDQVLEIFRLEPDYDLNVMKKRQSLVDITTKALAGLHDVMGEVKPDIVLVHGDTSTTFVASLAAFYMQIKVGHVEAGLRTWKKYSPFPEEMNRQLTGVIADLHFAPTKQAKENLLNEGKKAETIFITGNTAIDALKTTVREDYVHETLETLGDDRLILVTAHRRENLGEPMKNMFRAIKKLVQEHGDVQVVYPVHMNPVVRELANEILGDDPRIHLIEPLGVFDFHNFAAKAHLILTDSGGVQEEAPSLGVPVLVLRDTTERPEGIAAGTLKLAGTDEAMIYNMANELLTDDQKYNEMAKASNPYGDGFASKRIVEAILYYFGERCEQPEEFDAQN
- a CDS encoding DUF6557 family protein gives rise to the protein MIFKELLKNVKFDDVWEVLFREYNFKAEAYEAYKRVMDELRSLEVPAYQSEFTLVVAKVENSFEPGTFIFEVFGMKKGDENRYALEMEPWENWMNVDVLNKSIEFYSAAGVVAHALYEMTFFGYSAEAVAKRVDEEKQILTDVVRN